The region TATAAGGGGCGGGAGAGTGAGACCGCCTACCTTTGGAAGCGAAAAGATGAGGAGCTTGCGCCCTGGATGAAGCTCACCCTTGCCCTCTACTGGGAAGACAGGTACCTGATGAATAGGCTTGTGAAGCTCTACCTTCCCATACTTCCCATCAGGGATAGAGTTACGGCCCTTGAAGAGGTGGGGGAGTTCGGCAGGGCTTTTTGGATAGCCGTTAAGGGTATGGATGAGAACCCCAAAGACGCCGAGCTTATGAAGCAGTTTAGAGACCTTGTTGTAGATAAGGCTTCCCACTACTACCTTGAGCTTACCGATTACGGCGTTAAGGGGGTGAACCTCCTTTCCCTCTCTCAGGATTTAAGGTTGCACCTTACCGGAAACTACTACCTGAACGTTAAGGATACCTTTAGATACGACATCTCTCGGGGGAACGTTTTTGACACCAAGAGGGGGTTGAACAGGATTTCTGTTGGCCTTGAGCGTCTGCTCGACTACAACAGGTCGCTCTTTGCCGGTGTAACTGTAGTTAGGGGGGGAAGCCACACTTTAGGTGGAGGTTACTTAGGGTACACCGCTCAGCTCTGGCACCAGTCTACGGCCACGCTTACCCTGTTTAAGGGTGAGCTGACAGATGAGTCCTTCCTGAGCTCCTTAGGAGTTGTTCGAAGGGGGGCACAGCTTGAGTTCACCTTCCCCTTCTACAACAGGCTCTCCCTTTTCACTTCCCTCTCCTATAACAGGTACTACTCCCTCGACGGCAGTTACGTAGGTAACAGTAGAAAACTCTACACCGAGCTCTCTTTTCAGGAGCGGAGTCAGTACCCCGACTATAAGTTCCGCCTCTTTTTAAACCTTAACAGCTACTACGAGACCGACCATACGGGAACCTACGTTGACAGGCTCTCGGGTAAGGAGAGGGAGAATGTTCTGCCCAGCGGCTTTTACTCTTTAGGCGTTGGTGTTAACTGGGGCTTTGACCACAGGGACTCTTTTATAAAGAGCTGGAGGCCCTACTTCGACGGCTCTGTAAGCTACAACAGCCAGTACGGAGCCGACTGTTCACTTGTGGTAGGTGTAGGCGGCAGGCTCACGAGGAAGGATAACTTTCACGTGGAGCTGGGAACGTTTAACAGCTTTAACGCTTTGAACTCCTGGGGCTGGATTCTCAGCTCCGGGTATAGAAGGTGGTTTTAGCCGTTTTGAGAGCTATATTTGTCTCCCTGACTCTTTAATGGAGGTTTAAGTTGCCTATTCTCCTTGAAGGTATTTACGACGGTAAAAAACTTCAGCGGGAGCTGAAGAAACTCGGCTTGAGGAAGGGAGACGTAAGGGAGGTTTTCATAGCCAACGGCAAAACTCTCATTTACCTGAAGGATGAGAGCCTGTGTAGTATTTACTCCGACTTTGTTCCCTCTGAGGAGGAGGCTGAGGAGATAAAGAGGGTTCACCTTTACGTTGAGAGGTTTAAGTACCTTATCGACGTTGAACGGCTTGCAGAGATAGAGGCCCAGGAGGAGGAGATAAGGAGGCTTTCAGGCAGGGAGAGGGAGCTTCTGGGCCGTGCCATTCTCGACCTTAAGGGAACCAAGGCGGGAACAAAGTTTCACCTTCACCTTGTTCGGTTCTGGAGGGAAAAACCCATAGAGACGGAGATAACCACAGGCGACATAGTTCTTGTTAGTAAAGGTAACCCCTTAAAGAGCGACTTACTCGGCACAGTTGTAAGGATTACGGAGAAAACCGTAACCGTTGCGTTTGATAACCGCCCTCCAAACTGGGTTTACAAGAGAGGGGTTCGGATAGACCTCTACGTTAACGACGTTACTTTCAAGCGGATGGAGGAGAACTTAGAGGAGCTCAGGCACGCCAGCGGCCGCCAGCGTGAGCTTCGAAACACCGTTATAGGCCTGAGAGAGCCGGAACATTTTACCGAGATACCCTTTGAACCTGTTGACTCCAGGCTCAACGAAACTCAGAGACTTGCCGTTTCAAGGGCTTTAGGTTCTCCGGACTTTTTCCTCATTCACGGCCCTCCCGGCACAGGGAAAACCAGCACTATTACCGAGCTTATCGTTCAGCTTGTAAAGCGGGGTGAAAAGGTTATAGCCACTGCCGACTCCAACATTGCCGCAGACAACATACTCCTCAACCTCTCCAAGTACCCGGATTTGAAACTGGTAAGGATAGGTCATCCTGCAAGGGTTCTGGAAGAGCTTGAGAGGTTCTCCATTTACGCCCTCTTTGAAGAGCACCCTAAGGCTCAGAAGGTAAAAGAGGGGTGGGAGAGGGTGAAGGAGCTTATAGAGAAGCGGGACCAGTTTACAAAGCCCGTTCCCCAGCTCCGCAGGGGTATGAGCGACG is a window of Thermovibrio ammonificans HB-1 DNA encoding:
- a CDS encoding IGHMBP2 family helicase, encoding MPILLEGIYDGKKLQRELKKLGLRKGDVREVFIANGKTLIYLKDESLCSIYSDFVPSEEEAEEIKRVHLYVERFKYLIDVERLAEIEAQEEEIRRLSGRERELLGRAILDLKGTKAGTKFHLHLVRFWREKPIETEITTGDIVLVSKGNPLKSDLLGTVVRITEKTVTVAFDNRPPNWVYKRGVRIDLYVNDVTFKRMEENLEELRHASGRQRELRNTVIGLREPEHFTEIPFEPVDSRLNETQRLAVSRALGSPDFFLIHGPPGTGKTSTITELIVQLVKRGEKVIATADSNIAADNILLNLSKYPDLKLVRIGHPARVLEELERFSIYALFEEHPKAQKVKEGWERVKELIEKRDQFTKPVPQLRRGMSDDEIVYFGKKGKSFRGVPKKLMRSMAEWILANYEIDVRIKALKEMETHIFREIIADADVVISTNSMVKSELLEGFHFDSAVIDEGSQQVEPSTLIPIARANRFFIAGDHKQLPPTVASEEAKELERTLFERLISTHGELSSMLRVQYRMNEKIMEFPNREFYEGKLVAAPEVKERTLADFNLEAPRKFKKVLDPSVPLGFIDTSSINAYEFQPEGSTSYENYEEAKIAVEVALELHRMGLDRREIGIITPYAAQVKLIKQLLAEREFKVEVNSVDGFQGREKEAIIVSFVRSNDEGEIGFLKDLRRLNVAITRPRRKLVAIGNTKTLSSHSTYSRFIEHVKREGELERA